From the Hevea brasiliensis isolate MT/VB/25A 57/8 chromosome 15, ASM3005281v1, whole genome shotgun sequence genome, one window contains:
- the LOC110656530 gene encoding BAG family molecular chaperone regulator 3, with amino-acid sequence MIKLRSKRFCRGSFKHGGKGSDKAGTCGGLSEIKWELRPGGMLVQKRESEDSVGELITVRVSTLSQYHDISIEATSTFGELKMVLSLVSGLEPREQRLLFKGKEREDNEYLHMVGVRDKDKVFLLEDPAIKERKLHGLAGGTPCCTISV; translated from the exons ATGATCAAGTTAAGGTCAAAGAGGTTTTGCAGAGGAAGTTTCAAGCATGGTGGTAAAGGAAGTGACAAAGCAGGGACTTGTGGAGGCCTAAGtgaaatcaaatgggagcttaggCCTGGAGGCATGCTTGTTCAAaaaagagaaagtgaagatagTGTTGGAGAGTTGATTACAGTTAGAGTCTCAACTCTTTCTCAATATCATGACATTTCCATTGAAGCAACTTCAACTTTTG GGGAATTGAAGATGGTATTGTCATTGGTAAGTGGGTTGGAGCCAAGAGAGCAGAGGCTATTGTTCAAAGGAAAAGAGAGAGAAGACAATGAATACTTACACATGGTAGGTGTTAGGGACAAGGACAAGGTGTTCTTGTTAGAAGATCCAGCAATCAAGGAGAGGAAACTTCATGGCTTAGCAGGTGGAACTCCTTGTTGCACTATAAGCGTATAA
- the LOC110656529 gene encoding class I heat shock protein: protein MSSLISQLWGDEIFDPFLSMVNKCPVLNIPTDWKETPEAHIFISDLPGLKKEEVKVEVDEGRVLQISGERPPVDKDGENEKWHRVERCRGKFLRRFRLPENAKTDQVKASMESGVLVVTVPKEKVKKPEKKVIEIK, encoded by the coding sequence ATGTCGTCCCTCATTTCTCAACTGTGGGGTGATGAAATTTTTGACCCTTTCCTTTCAATGGTTAACAAATGTCCAGTCCTTAACATCCCAACCGATTGGAAAGAGACCCCAGAAGCCCATATCTTCATATCTGATCTTCCTGGTCTCAAGAAAGAGGAAGTGAAGGTAGAGGTTGATGAAGGGAGGGTGCTTCAGATAAGTGGAGAAAGACCTCCTGTGGACAAAGATGGGGAAAATGAAAAGTGGCATAGGGTTGAACGTTGCCGTGGGAAGTTCCTGAGGAGGTTTAGGTTGCCGGAAAATGCTAAGACTGATCAAGTGAAGGCTTCCATGGAGAGTGGAGTGCTTGTTGTCACTGTGCCTAAAGAGAAGGTCAAGAAACCAGAGAAGAAGGTGATTGAGATCAAGTGA